The Meiothermus ruber DSM 1279 genome includes the window TACACCGCATCTAACGGGATTTTAGCGCTTTGCCACAGGATACGATAGCCCCAGAGGCCTTTTTTCAAAAGAAACCCTGAATGCTAGGAGGCGGACAATGCAGGTAGACAATACAAGTGTTGTGAAACTGGAGTACCAACTGTGGGTGGATGGGCGCAAGCTCGAGGGCACCGAAGGTCAGCCCACAACCATCCTGATGGGCCACGCACCCGAGTTACCCCCGGGCCTCGAGGCCAATCTTTTGGGCAAGATGCCAGGAAGCTATCAGATTTTCCTGCCTCCGGAGCCTTACAACCCAGACCTGCGCACGATTGTGCCGGCTGCCGATTTACCCGAGCCTCCGCGGTTGGGCGCTGGCTATGGCGGAGAAAGCCCCGATGGTCGGTGGCTGCTGTACCGCGTGGTGCACATTGACGGGGAGCAGGTTACACTCGATGCCAACCCACCCCTGGCAGGGAAGGCCCTGGAGTACCGCCTGATTATTCATAGCGTGCGGCCCGCAACACCCGAGGAGCTCGAGCACGGCCATGTTCACGGTGAGGGGGGTGTGCAACACTAGGCCCCAGGCCACCTGCGCTCGATGTAGTCGAGTTTGCGCCCTCGTAGCAGCCATGCCGCCACCAGGGTGGTGAGGGGAACAGCAAGCACCAGGGCCAGCGAACCCACCAGCATAGTTACGATTTCCGCGGCGAAGGTCTCGTTGTTGAAGAGTATAGCCAGAGGAACATCACTCTGACCGATCAGCAGCAGCAGCGGAAGGCTACCAGCCGCATAGGCCAGCACCAGGGTGTTGACCAGGCTGCCAATGTGATCAAAACCCACCGCCATGCCCCTCGAGTAAAGCTCCCGCACGCTATAACGCGGGTTGGCCTGCACCAGGGCCTGCACAACGGCGGCCTGTGTGACCGTTACATCGTTGAGGGCACCCAAAGCGCCCACCACCACCCCCGCCAGGTATAACGAGATTAAATCCAGATTCCCCCCAAGCTGGAATCGAGCCAAAAAAGCCTCCTCTGAAGTGAGGCCTGTGAACTGCATCCATTCGGTCAGCAGCGTGGCAAGCACCAGGGCGACCAGCGCAGCCATGGTGGTACCGATCAGCGCTGCGGAGGTTTTGCGGTTGATGCCGTGCACAAAGTAGATGGAAAGCGCCAAAATGCCGAATGCTCCCAGAAAGGTAACCAGTAGCGGGTTGCTGCCTGCGGCAATTTGAGGCACCACCACGTAAGCCAAAACGCCCATGCTGGCTGCCGTGCCCAGCAGACCTCGCAAGCCTTTGCCGCGCCCCAATGCAATGGTGACAAGCACAAACAATCCAAGCAAAGCCCACAGGTAATGCAGACGATAAGGCTCTGTAAGATAGGTTTTTCCGTCAGCCTGGTAGACCACCACCAACTGCCCAATGCGAAAGTCGATGCCGTCTGTGGGCATCTCGGCTTGTACTACTTGATTGCCTATACGTACCGTTGCGCGCTCTTGATCCAGGGCTACGATGCGAGCAATCGCGTAGATGCCAGCCGAGCCTGTTTGCGGGTGGGTACTCTGAGCCCAGGCCAGACTCAAAGATAACAGGAGGGCAATAAATAGACGCATGGCTCTAATCCTATTGGGCAACGAGATGAGAGGGAAATGACGAGCATTTGAAATTTCGTAGTACACTACAGTGGAAGCTGTAAGCCTAAGGGGGGATACCATGAACACCGCGCCATCCATTACCGATACCTTGACAAATATGTTCAACCAGAGCATCCAGGTTATTAGTAAGCCCAGCGTTGCAACCTTTGAACAATTTGAAAACAAGGGAACCCTTCGAGAAGCTGTTATCTATGTGTTGACCGCTGGCATCATCGTAGGGCTGCTGAATTGGGGGGGAGGTTTTGGAGGTTTTCTGAGTGGAATTATCGTTACCATTATTGGGTTTCTGGTGTTTACCTATCTGGTGCACTATGTCGGTAAGTCCCAGGGAGGAACCGGAACACTAGACAATGTGGCCTATACTTTTGCGCTATTTTGGGTGCCCATCAGCGTTTTGACTGCGGTGCTAAACCTAGTTCTAATCGTCACTCTAATCGGCATCCTATTAATTCCCTTACTGATGATCGCATCTCTGGTTGTTGACGTGTATTTTGCCTACCTGGCTGTGCAGTCGAGTATGAACCTGCGCGAAAGTGGAAAAATTTGGATTACCCTGGCCGCAGCTTTTGTGGGTACTTTGGCTATTACCTTTGTTGTTGCGGTTATTCTTTGATAGTTGAACCACTTATATAGGACTTTCTTCACCTACCCAAAGACGTTCAATTCAGACATAAATAATGCATCCCACTTATAGTGGGTGCTTCTAAAGACGCTTGTGAGTTCCCCTCCCTAGCTCACAAGCGTTTTTGGCTTAAGCTTCGCCCGAGTGCAACGAGGCGGCGCTGTGGCAACTCAGACTGGTGGAAACCCGTTTCAATCCTCACTCGAGCTATCGCCCGAGTGCAACCTTATAATAGGTGCATCTTTATGATGATACCAAGGTTTCAATCCTCACTCGAGCTATCGCCCGAGTGCAACGAATTCCTCGGCTACCTCGGGAGCCGCAACGCCGGCGTTTCAATCCTCACTCGAGCTATCGCCCGAGTGCAACGGGGCTTGCGGAGGACGGACGCGCTCGCCTTTGTGTTTCAATCCTCACTCGAGCTATCGCCCGAGTGCAACATGCGCGTTGTTTCCCGTAATGCGTGAGGTAACGTTGGTTTCAATCCTCACTCGAGCTATCGCCCGAGTGCAACACACGGGCGAGGCCATGGAAACTGCCCGGGCGATCGTTTCAATCCTCACTCGAGCTATCGCCCGAGTGCAACATAGAGGCTCTACGAGCAGCGGGCTATACGCATAGTTTCAATCCTCACTCGAGCTATCGCCCGAGTGCAACTGGCGCTCAAAATTGTCGCTCTGCTGCTCAGCAGGTTTCAATCCTCACTCGAGCTATCGCCCGAGTGCAACGCGCGGGCACATTGATGTTAGCGGTGAACGGCTGGCTGGTTTCAATCCTCACTCGAGCTATCGCCCGAGTGCAACGGGGCCTTTTGGGCCCAGCGCTAGTGCCAGAGTAGGTTTCAATCCTCACTCGAGCTATCGCCCGAGTGCAACATTGCCGGCAGAAGTAAATGGTATGTATATAGTGTATAGTTTCAATCCTCACTCGAGCTATCGCCCGAGTGCAACAGAGAGTGTCTGCATATTGAGCTACTGCTGCCTCGTTTCAATCCTCACTCGAGCTATCGCCCGAGTGCAACGTTGCAGGGGATATCCAGGACATTGCAGTTTGTTTGTTTCAATCCTCACTCGAGCTATCGCCCGAGTGCAACAGCCTCATTCTAGCGTGCGTGCAGGACGGGGTTCAAGAGGCCGTTTGCGCGAACCCCCCCAAAAAAGCTTCCGACGCAGGGTGGGGGAAGGTGGAGGGAAAGCGGGTTTTCAATGTCCCCTAGCCAGTTTCTCGGCTTGCGCGAACCCCCCTGGGTTTTGGCACTTGCTTGGGGTTCGCGCAAAGCAAGTGCCAGGGTGGCTTAGACCACCAGTGGATCGTCAAAATCAGTGTACCTGTCCTGACCGTGCACGCGCAAACAACGCTCGCGACCACCGGGCAGGGTGTAGATGCGCAGGCTGTCTTTGTCCGGGTCGATCACTTTGAGCAGCTTGGCCTCCATGTCTTCTAGCTGGGCCCGCGAGACGCGGCACTCGAAGACCGACATCTGCACCCGCTGACCGAAGTTTTTGCAAATCTTGGCAACACGGGCCAGGCGCGCCTGACCGTCTGCGGAGGTCACGTTTACGTCGTAGGTCACCAGAATGTCTAGCCGTTCCATGCCTATCGCCCCACAAAAGGTAGGTACTGCGGAAGGTCGCCCCGCAAATAGCGGGCCAGCAAGCGGGCCTGGATGTGCGGTAGCAACCCCACCGGTACAGGCTCTTTGAATAGCGGATGCTGTACGGTCTCCAGGCGGCGCGTCTGGAAGGCCACAATTACTGCCTTTCGGCCCTCCTCGTTCAGCAAAACGGCCCCACCGGGACGTACTTCAAAGTGCTCGGGGGCTAGCTGCTTGCGATTCAGAAGCGACAGGGCCAGCCGGTCGGCCCACCAGGCCCGGAACTCTTCCAGCAGATCGAGTGCCAGCGCATGGCGTCCAGGGCGAAGGGCGTGCAAGAAACCGGCCTGGGGGTCGAGCCCCACCCCCTCGAGCGCCGCGGTGCACTGGGTGGTGAGCAGGGCATACACAAAGCTGAGCAGGGCATTCACCGGGTCGCGCGGGGGGCGTTTGTTGCGGCCATCGAAGCGGAACTCGCCCGAGAGCAAAAGGTCGCCAAAGGCCGCAAAGTAGGCGCTGGCCGCGCCGCCCTCGAGGCCCCGCACCTCGTCCAACGAGCGGGCTTGCGGAAGCTGGCGCAGCGCGGCTTCGTGCTCGTAGAGGGCCAGGGCCAGGGCCTCGGTTTCGCCGCGCTCCCGCACCGCCCGCTGCAACACCAGGCGGGCGTTTTTGAGCTTGCCCTCTACAAAGCGCTGGGCCAGGTAGAGGCTGCTCGATGGGTTGTCCAGCGCGCGGTACTGGGCCTGCCGCAGCAGCACATTGCCCGAAACCGGGCCCGCGAGCCGCCCCTGGAAGCGGCCCGACTCGCTGAACCAGGTGACCTCGAGGCCGTCCTGGGCGCAGCGGTGCAGCAGGTAAGGCGAAACCAGCACGTTGCCAAACAGTGCCAGCCCTCCTAGGTGGTGCAGGGGTACGTTGCGTAGGGTTACGTCTTCGTGCTCAATGCGCAGGGTGTCGCCCTCGAGGCGCAAATACACGCCCTGGGTTTGTATGTAAAGGGTGTTCAATACCTCGCTGTTCATGACCATTGTTGGTTTCGCCAAGCCCTTAGCGCTTGCGGCACCTCGGGCATACATACCCCCAAGAGAGAACAGTGTTTGCAGCGTTCGTCGGCAGCCGGAGGGGGCAGGCGCTCCTGCTGCAACAGCTTGCGCAGCGCGCTGATGGTGGCGAGGGTGGCCGCGCGCAGCTCGGGGGTAAACTGCACCACCCGGCGGCGCTGGCTCGATTTGCTGAACAGCGCCCCCTCCATCACGCTCTGGCCGAACATCTCTTCCAGGCACAGAGCCTGGGCGCATAGCTGCACCTCGGCGGCTTTGCGGGCCAGCTCGCGGGGCCAGCGCTTGCTTACCTTGTACTCCACCGGGTAGGGCACGCCCTCCACAAACTCCACCACATCGGCCCGGCCCGTAAGCCCCAGCCGCTCCGACCACAAGGGCAGAGCCCGTTCCACCCAGACCCCCTCGCGCAGCAAGCCCTGCGGAATGTCTACGTTCTCGTGGGCGCGCGTACCGCGCAGGGTGAACTCGTTGTCCTCCCACTCGCCCTCGAGCAGAATCAGGGCCGCCCGGCGGGGGCAGTAGGTGTACTGGGCCAGGGCGCTTAGGGGTAGGGGCTCCTGGGGCTGGGAGGGCGCTGGAACTATTTCTGGGAATATATCATCCAGTTCATCCATAAAATCCCCCTCAAACACGCTGACCTGCCGGGTTGCCTAGCCTTCCCAGGGTTCAAAGTCGTCTTCGGAATAGTTACTCCAGTAAAAGCCTTCCCGACACATCTTGTCGTACTCGGGGCCGTGGCGGGTCAGGGCAAACACATAAAGCTTGCCGTCTTTCTCGACATAAAAAAGCCGCTCGTCCACCTGGCCTTTGGGATAGCCCAGGGCATCGCCTCTGCCGCTTTTGAATTCGCTGAGGGCTGCGCGGTTGGGTAAGCGCAGACGCTGTAGTAGCTTGTGGTAGCGCTCCTGGGTGGCGGGTTCAAACTTTTCAAGTTCTCGCCGGACCAGTCTGTAAAGGTAGATGGGCACACCCTGGGCTTGCTCGAGCTCATTCTTGAAGGCTTCCAGGTAAGCTTCGCCCAGTGGCGACAGGCCAAGGTATACCTGTCCCTCAAACTCAAACTCCTCGAGAAGCACCTGGGCCTCTTCGGGGAGCAAAGCGGCTCTGGACTCTGCCTCCACTTTAGGCCGCAGCCCAGCTTCTCCCGCACTCAGCCAATCGAAAAAATCGGCGTACCAGACAAAAAGGCTGCTATCCCAGCCGATGGGTGTAGGTGGGAGGATGGCAATTTCCTTGAACTGTTCGTGAATGTAGCAGACTGGAACCTTGAAGGCCAACCCCAGAACTGTGGCGTAGGAGATTTCAGCCTTGAAGCCTCCTGTGGCGTTGATGATAACCTCCCTTTGTCTTTTGGCTGCTTTGCGAATCTCTCCGGCCAGGGTGCGAACGAAGTTTTTCAGGCCAAAGTCCACAAAGCCCTTTGCCTCGTAAGCCAGGCCCCCTATCTCAACCAATCCACAGGGTACGTTGGCTTGCAGGAAATATTGCTGCAGCAAATGCGCTGCCTTACGGCCTTCCTCGGTGGCACTATACAACAAGATGATCTCGTCTCCAGCCTGCAAAATGCGCGAAAGGGAGTTGGTCTCAGCACAGGCCTTTTTGGGATCCGCCTGCAGGTAGTTCAGAATGTCCTGATCAGTAGGATTATCCTTGATAGCTTTCTTAGCGTTCGTAAGCAGGCTGGTGCCTACGGTGGTGAGGATGACGGTGCTCACGTATGCTCTCCCAATAACTGCTCTATTTCGGCGTGCTGGGGGTTTTTGCTGGGGTTCCACACCCTCCACTCTTGCAGGTGCTTACGGATGGCCTCGAGGGTGGGCTTGCGCAAAGGGGCGGGCTGATCGCGCAGCTCCTGGAGGAAGAAATTCAGCTCGCCGCGCTCGTTGTTGGGCTTGATTTTTTCGATTCGGGCTTTGTAACCCTGGTACAGTTCCTCGCCCAGCTCGGCCTGGCTTTTGGGCTTGGGGGGCAGCTTGACCTCGAAATACCCATAGCCCGCGTTGGTCTTGCCCCCCAGGCCCAGGTGCTCCAGCCCCCATCGCAAGATTTCCGCTGCGGTGTACAGCCAGTCCGTGGCGTTGTCCGAGGAACTCGAGAGCGCCAGGCAAAACTTGGTTCCCGGCTTCACGCTCAGAAAACCCACCGGGTTGGGGTCGTCGAAGTCGGTGGGCCAGCGCTGGCCGCCGCTGTAGTAGTCTGGGTGGTGCACGGTGATGACGTCTTTCTGGAAGGGCTGACGGCTGCTGGGGTCTAGCCAGCCGTCCCAGTAGACCAGGTGCGCGGCCTTCTGGGTTGTGCCGAGCAGAATCTCTTGCTGGTGCTCGTCCAGGCCGTAGTGCCGCGCGGCCCGAGCCATCAGGCCCTTGAGGGCGCTGCCCGGAAGGTAGGGCGTGCCGTAGGTGTGGTGAATGCTCAGGCCGTTTTCAATCGGGCTGGCGTTGCCCAGGCCGATAGCCAGGGGGGTGCGGGTGGTGGCCTCGAGGAAAACCGCGCCGCTCAGGGCCGCTTTCCAGCGCTCAAAGGCGCTTTTGTAAACCTCTGCAATGGGCCTGGCAGCAATTGCGTCCAGCAGCGCTCGAGCCGCCTGCTTGCTGGCATCGTGCTCCTTGAGGTATCTGTACAGCGCCAGCCCGGCATGATTGGGGGGCTCGAGCAGAAGCCTAGCGGCCCTCATCGTCGCCTCCTGTCTCGACCTTCAGGACGCTTTTGGCAAAGCGCTTGAAGTAGACCCAGGCCTCCAGCACCCGCCGGGTGTGGTGCATGTAGACCGTGGTGGGGGCCTGATGCAAATGCGCCAGCAGGTCGCCCTCTACCTCGAGGATGGCCCCGAGGTGCTCGAGCAGCTTCTGGTGGGCCCGGGCCCGCGGGCCTTCGCCGCTGGCCTTGTCGGCGCTAAAGGCCACCGCCTGGCAAAGCCCGCTTTGCAGCACCATCACCGGGAAGCTGTGGCACAGGCCGCCGTAGATTCGCTTGAGCTCGGGGTCGGCCTGCTCCAGGCTGCTCACCAGCTCCAGGGCCCGCTTCATATCCTTCTGGTTGCGGGTTTGGGGCATGGCTACACACCCCCCAGCACCCGCAGCAAGCCACGCCCCACGCTGGCCTCGCCCCCTATCTGCAGGTAGGGGCGCCGGTGCAGCTCGGCGAAGTGTGCTGCGTCTTTGGCGAGGGCAAAGCTCGAGAAAACGGCCTCGGCGGGGATGGCCTCCTCATACCACAAAGCCCCGCTGGCGACGGTTTTACTTGCGCTCTCGAGGCGCACCCGTGCGATGACCTCGAGGCCGGTCTGGCAAAAGTAGCTAAACACATCGTTGCTCACCAGGGCCAGGCGCTCCATCAGGTCTGGCTCCTCTTTTCCAAACAACAGCCCGCTGATGGCCTTAGCCAGCGCTTCAGAGGAGCCTTTTACCTTCAGGTCGATGTCTTCCAGAATCACCTGGTTGTTGTACTGGATGGCGCTCCCGGCCAGGGCTTCGGCATCGCGCTGCCAGCGCTGGAGCACCAGCGGGCAGGTGATGAGCGCGAAGGTTCCAGCATAAGAACGCACCGGCAGCAGCAGCAGACGGGCATCGGTGAGGGTAAGCTCGCCCATCTGCTCCAACGAACCAAAGATCTTATTGGCCGCCTCATCCGCGCGCCCATCGCGCAGCACCCCCTTGAGGCTGCTGGCGGGAATCAGCGGAAAGCCTGTGGCTGCTTCGCGGGCCACCGGCAGGTCAATCACCGAGCCCGAAACCTGCCCGGTACCGGGATGCACCGGGGTCAGGGCCTGTAAGAAAAACGCCTTAGTCTGCATAACTTCCCACCCCCCACAGGGCAAGGCCAAAACCGTCCTTGCGGTCTTGCTCGTTGTCCGAGACCGGGCGCAACCAGCTTTCCAGCACCGCGCTGGGATCGCCCTCCAGCAGCTCGAAGAAGTAGACGCTGCCCGCGGGCACCATCCAGCGCACCGGCTTGGGTCGGTTGTTGCGCAGGCTCCAGCCCGAGACCGGCTCCCGCCGCCCCACCGCTGCGGCCACCAGCCGCAGCCTGACCTTGGCCAGCCCCCGGGGCAGGTGCTGTTCACCCGGCTTTTTCAACCACCCGGGCTTCCAGCCGTCTTCGAACAGGGCCGGCGTGGCTAAAACCATGCGGATTAGCTGGCCCTTGGCAAGCCCGGCAAAGGCTTTCTGGATACTTTCGGGGCAGTCCCACCAGTAGCGCGAAAGCTCCTCGCGCACCCGCAGCGCCACCGGTCGCGACTCGCCGCCCAGGAACCCCAGTAGCTGGGGGGTGTGCCCCTCAGGGAGGGAGGCCCGGGCCCGCAGGGTATAGGGGATGTACCGCCCATTCTGCACCTGCTCGAGGGCGCGGTAGCTCACGCTAAAGAGCTGACCTTCCTGGGCCTTGCCCTTGGATGGATCCATCGCCACATGGATGCGCTGTTCGGCGGGCGGGCCCGCCACCCGCTCGGGCAGCACAGTTTCCCCTAGCAGCCAGCGTTTCATATCGCCCTGCCGCCAGAGGGTATAGCCGGGCTGGGGTTTGACATCCTCGCTCACCCGCAGCGGCATCAGACCTTCCGGCAGGTTGCACCCACCCACGGGCTGGAAGGGTTGCAGGCGCATGACCCTATCCTGGTGGTCTTTTCGGTAGACAAGGGCATCGCGCGGGGCAGGCAGGATAATTTCCTCACCACAGGCCAGCAAAGGGCCATAAATGGGCAAACCATGAAGGTTTTGTAGATACTGGTAATCGCTCCAATTGGCCTTCTGGGCAAAACCGACCTGGGCGCGCACAAAACCGGCCACCGTGCTGGGTAAGGGCAGGGGCAGGCTTTGCGCGGCCGTCTCGGTTCCATCGGCGGCACTGAAGGGCCTTCCATCGCGCCAAAACTGGGGGGTGAGGGCTTGAATTTCCAGAACACGTTCAGGCACGGCCAACCTCCGTTTGGTTTTCGGTTTTTACACCGCTTAGAAAACGAGCAACAACCAGCTCTTTGGCGTAATCGAGCAAATCCTGGCGGGATTCGAACAGGGGCAGCTTCAGGCCCTTGCGCTCCTTACGCCCCAGGATGCGCTCGGCCTCGGCTTGCAGGTAGGCCACGTTCATATCGTCCTGCCACTCCCGGGCCAGCTCGAGCAGCTCGTAGGCCAGGCCCTGGGTGAGATCGCCCTGCTCGAACGACTGCAGTAGCTCACGCCAGCGCAGCCTGTCCCAGGGGCGCACCACGGTAATGGGTGCTCCACCTCGAGTGTGCAGGGCCACCGCCAGGGCGTTACGCCCCCCATCCTTGGCCGCTTTTTCGGCGTCTCGAGCGTTTTGCAGCGATTGGGAGAGCGGCTGACGGTAGTGCACCACCGCTATCCCTGCCGAGAGGGTGCCGCGCACCCGGTGACGGAAGCTCTCGGAGAGTTCTTGCCCGCAGGCAATGGCCCGGTTCACCGGCAAAAAGGCCAGCACATCGTCGCCGCCGGAGTAGACCATAAAGCCGTGGTGCTTCCCAACAATCCTCTGGGCTTCGTGGGCGAAGTCGTCGAGTGTTTTGGAAAGTGCGCGGTGGGCTTCGGGGTTATCTTGCCGGCTAATCAGCTCGCCCATGCGGTCGCCGTCGGCCACCAGGATGGCGAAGTAGGGCTGGGGTTCTGTGATGTGGTCGTCGTCCTCGCCCCAGCGGTCTTCGGGCTGGACTTTGGGGTTTTGGGCCCGGCGGGCCATGGTGCGGGTGTCCACCACTGTCTGGTACATGCTCACGCCATAGCAGCGCTTGAGCAGCGAGATGGCGTCGAGGTGCTCGGTGGGCTTGATGCGCAGGGGGCGGTGGGCGCCGTCGGGCAGACGAAGGGTGGCCTCACCCCACATGCGGGGATCAATCACCGCTGCGCGGGAGGGGTCGAGGGGCGATTTGGGTATACCCTCGTCGTTTTGCTGGGTGGGGGCAAACTCGCGCAGGGCCTTGCGTCCGGCCAGCAGACGCTCCACGCTCTGCCGGGCCTGGGGGTAGTTGTTTTCCAGCGGAACCCAGGCCGCGTAGAACTCGAGGAAGCTTTCAAGCTGAAGCTGCGCCCTGCCCTGGTCAATTTGCTTCCGGTATCGCTCCGGGAGGCCGTCCATGGCTTCCTGCCAAAGCTGCTTTAGCTTTTCCTGAGCGGCTTTGCGGGCCCCCTCGGCCAACTGCTGAGGGTCGTCGGTCACCTCGGCCAGAATTTTGTTGGCCCCATCGGCTTCCTGGTCAGATGGGAAGATGAGCCCGGCGTTTTGCTCGGCCAGATACCGGGCCACCACCCGGCTTAGTTCCTGCAAAATCTGCGAACCGGCGTAGAGGTCGGCGGTGCGCCGGGCCGCGGCGATGAAGTCCTGTACGGGGCCGATGGAGATAGAGAGCAGGTGGGTCACAGGGGCACCTCCTGGGTAAAACCCTGCATATGGGCCGCTTTGCGAACGGCCTCGAGGGGATTGTCGGCCTCGAGCGCCTCCAGCACGGGGTCGGCGTCGGGGATATAAAGTGCAAGCTCCTGGCCGCCAATTTTGATGCGCTCGGGCGGTGGGGCCTTGAGCAACACCACCGCGGGCCGCACACTGCCATCGGCAAAGGCAATGGGTTTCAGGATGATGGGCGAGGCCATGCGCTTACCCTGGGCGTGCTGGGCCTCGAGGGTACCGCTAAAGCTATTCCCCAGGCGCTGGTAGACGATGGGCAGGCCCAGGTACGGCTTTACCAGGGCGATCTGCGTCTGGCTGGGCCTCAGGGCCAGTAGGGTTTTATGGTCGTGCCACTTGCCCCCGGCCATGGGCGTGTACGCCATGGTTTTGTCCGTCTGGGGGTCTTTTACGAAGTGCCCTTTGCGCAAACGCGTCCAGAATTGGCCCAGCTCACGCCAGGCCGCATGGCCCTTGTAGGGGTCGGTGTTGCTGGGTTTGCGGGGCTGACCCAGACAAATTACCGCACCGGCAAGCGTGGTGTGCGGGGGGTTCTCTGCAGGCTGCTGGGCGAACCAGGCCCTGAGCTGCTCGGGGTTGGCCGGTAGCCAGTTTTGCAGGTCGTTTACAGCCTCGAGCGCCCCCACCCCCCGCCTGGTGCGAGCACCTATGCCACCAAACGCAATCCAGGCCCGGAGGGCACGGCGCAGGTGCTCCTTTT containing:
- a CDS encoding FKBP-type peptidyl-prolyl cis-trans isomerase — translated: MKLEYQLWVDGRKLEGTEGQPTTILMGHAPELPPGLEANLLGKMPGSYQIFLPPEPYNPDLRTIVPAADLPEPPRLGAGYGGESPDGRWLLYRVVHIDGEQVTLDANPPLAGKALEYRLIIHSVRPATPEELEHGHVHGEGGVQH
- a CDS encoding YibE/F family protein translates to MRLFIALLLSLSLAWAQSTHPQTGSAGIYAIARIVALDQERATVRIGNQVVQAEMPTDGIDFRIGQLVVVYQADGKTYLTEPYRLHYLWALLGLFVLVTIALGRGKGLRGLLGTAASMGVLAYVVVPQIAAGSNPLLVTFLGAFGILALSIYFVHGINRKTSAALIGTTMAALVALVLATLLTEWMQFTGLTSEEAFLARFQLGGNLDLISLYLAGVVVGALGALNDVTVTQAAVVQALVQANPRYSVRELYSRGMAVGFDHIGSLVNTLVLAYAAGSLPLLLLIGQSDVPLAILFNNETFAAEIVTMLVGSLALVLAVPLTTLVAAWLLRGRKLDYIERRWPGA
- a CDS encoding YIP1 family protein yields the protein MNTAPSITDTLTNMFNQSIQVISKPSVATFEQFENKGTLREAVIYVLTAGIIVGLLNWGGGFGGFLSGIIVTIIGFLVFTYLVHYVGKSQGGTGTLDNVAYTFALFWVPISVLTAVLNLVLIVTLIGILLIPLLMIASLVVDVYFAYLAVQSSMNLRESGKIWITLAAAFVGTLAITFVVAVIL
- the cas2 gene encoding CRISPR-associated endonuclease Cas2, yielding MERLDILVTYDVNVTSADGQARLARVAKICKNFGQRVQMSVFECRVSRAQLEDMEAKLLKVIDPDKDSLRIYTLPGGRERCLRVHGQDRYTDFDDPLVV
- the cas1c gene encoding type I-C CRISPR-associated endonuclease Cas1c, yielding MNSEVLNTLYIQTQGVYLRLEGDTLRIEHEDVTLRNVPLHHLGGLALFGNVLVSPYLLHRCAQDGLEVTWFSESGRFQGRLAGPVSGNVLLRQAQYRALDNPSSSLYLAQRFVEGKLKNARLVLQRAVRERGETEALALALYEHEAALRQLPQARSLDEVRGLEGGAASAYFAAFGDLLLSGEFRFDGRNKRPPRDPVNALLSFVYALLTTQCTAALEGVGLDPQAGFLHALRPGRHALALDLLEEFRAWWADRLALSLLNRKQLAPEHFEVRPGGAVLLNEEGRKAVIVAFQTRRLETVQHPLFKEPVPVGLLPHIQARLLARYLRGDLPQYLPFVGR
- the cas4 gene encoding CRISPR-associated protein Cas4, encoding MDELDDIFPEIVPAPSQPQEPLPLSALAQYTYCPRRAALILLEGEWEDNEFTLRGTRAHENVDIPQGLLREGVWVERALPLWSERLGLTGRADVVEFVEGVPYPVEYKVSKRWPRELARKAAEVQLCAQALCLEEMFGQSVMEGALFSKSSQRRRVVQFTPELRAATLATISALRKLLQQERLPPPAADERCKHCSLLGVCMPEVPQALRAWRNQQWS
- a CDS encoding putative CRISPR-associated protein, with the protein product MSTVILTTVGTSLLTNAKKAIKDNPTDQDILNYLQADPKKACAETNSLSRILQAGDEIILLYSATEEGRKAAHLLQQYFLQANVPCGLVEIGGLAYEAKGFVDFGLKNFVRTLAGEIRKAAKRQREVIINATGGFKAEISYATVLGLAFKVPVCYIHEQFKEIAILPPTPIGWDSSLFVWYADFFDWLSAGEAGLRPKVEAESRAALLPEEAQVLLEEFEFEGQVYLGLSPLGEAYLEAFKNELEQAQGVPIYLYRLVRRELEKFEPATQERYHKLLQRLRLPNRAALSEFKSGRGDALGYPKGQVDERLFYVEKDGKLYVFALTRHGPEYDKMCREGFYWSNYSEDDFEPWEG
- the cmr6 gene encoding type III-B CRISPR module RAMP protein Cmr6, which gives rise to MRAARLLLEPPNHAGLALYRYLKEHDASKQAARALLDAIAARPIAEVYKSAFERWKAALSGAVFLEATTRTPLAIGLGNASPIENGLSIHHTYGTPYLPGSALKGLMARAARHYGLDEHQQEILLGTTQKAAHLVYWDGWLDPSSRQPFQKDVITVHHPDYYSGGQRWPTDFDDPNPVGFLSVKPGTKFCLALSSSSDNATDWLYTAAEILRWGLEHLGLGGKTNAGYGYFEVKLPPKPKSQAELGEELYQGYKARIEKIKPNNERGELNFFLQELRDQPAPLRKPTLEAIRKHLQEWRVWNPSKNPQHAEIEQLLGEHT
- the cmr5 gene encoding type III-B CRISPR module-associated protein Cmr5, yielding MPQTRNQKDMKRALELVSSLEQADPELKRIYGGLCHSFPVMVLQSGLCQAVAFSADKASGEGPRARAHQKLLEHLGAILEVEGDLLAHLHQAPTTVYMHHTRRVLEAWVYFKRFAKSVLKVETGGDDEGR
- the cmr4 gene encoding type III-B CRISPR module RAMP protein Cmr4; protein product: MQTKAFFLQALTPVHPGTGQVSGSVIDLPVAREAATGFPLIPASSLKGVLRDGRADEAANKIFGSLEQMGELTLTDARLLLLPVRSYAGTFALITCPLVLQRWQRDAEALAGSAIQYNNQVILEDIDLKVKGSSEALAKAISGLLFGKEEPDLMERLALVSNDVFSYFCQTGLEVIARVRLESASKTVASGALWYEEAIPAEAVFSSFALAKDAAHFAELHRRPYLQIGGEASVGRGLLRVLGGV
- the cmr3 gene encoding type III-B CRISPR module-associated protein Cmr3 yields the protein MPERVLEIQALTPQFWRDGRPFSAADGTETAAQSLPLPLPSTVAGFVRAQVGFAQKANWSDYQYLQNLHGLPIYGPLLACGEEIILPAPRDALVYRKDHQDRVMRLQPFQPVGGCNLPEGLMPLRVSEDVKPQPGYTLWRQGDMKRWLLGETVLPERVAGPPAEQRIHVAMDPSKGKAQEGQLFSVSYRALEQVQNGRYIPYTLRARASLPEGHTPQLLGFLGGESRPVALRVREELSRYWWDCPESIQKAFAGLAKGQLIRMVLATPALFEDGWKPGWLKKPGEQHLPRGLAKVRLRLVAAAVGRREPVSGWSLRNNRPKPVRWMVPAGSVYFFELLEGDPSAVLESWLRPVSDNEQDRKDGFGLALWGVGSYAD